A stretch of Gemmatimonadaceae bacterium DNA encodes these proteins:
- a CDS encoding HEAT repeat domain-containing protein, with protein MTSLPPSAPSLASGSPRGMEPGQAPFSPAPIRELLRLIVKAARAHQLYLPNNPIYQGAINTLRAGFTPIWAETDEIALAITESDIRWFDATVSETTTAAARSSENLAWLFYKDGVRELKIAKGFEDAEVIKFLEIVQRARKGSADEDDLVTMLWEADFSLLKYKYVDLLQEGGGGGEDLADGTDTVPAEPGAVRQAAQEAVEESRAGGIVNMADFDSTLYFLDEREVEYLQDEIKREYQQDLRTNVVSVLLDIFEAQADSEIRLEVLDDVHTLMVYLLTTGHFRGVAYVLKEAQQSLQRATDITEDQRAKLAALPDRLSAPEAASQLLQALDAAPTLPPQDELVELFDQLRPAALSTVFLWLGSSHNDRLRPLLQAAAGRLAAANTAELVRLIQAPEPEVSAEAIRRAGALKAQAAVLSLSKILTEPDVQRRQLAVQALTEIASPGALQALEKSVEDDDRDVRITAVRALTAKVYRPVLPRLEAVVKGKAVREADLTEKMAFFEGYGALCGDGGVPQLDNILNGKGFLGRREDPELRACAAIALGRVGTPKAREALQKASTEKEIVVRNAVNKALRGGGPT; from the coding sequence GTGACCTCGCTTCCGCCGTCCGCCCCTTCGTTGGCCTCGGGATCGCCGCGCGGCATGGAGCCGGGCCAGGCTCCGTTTTCGCCGGCGCCGATCCGGGAGCTGCTCCGCCTGATCGTGAAGGCGGCGCGTGCGCACCAGTTGTATCTGCCGAACAATCCGATCTATCAAGGCGCGATCAACACGCTGCGTGCGGGCTTCACGCCGATCTGGGCCGAGACGGACGAAATCGCCCTCGCGATCACCGAGAGCGACATCCGCTGGTTCGACGCCACGGTCTCGGAGACGACCACCGCCGCCGCCCGGTCGTCCGAGAACCTGGCGTGGCTGTTCTACAAGGACGGCGTCCGCGAGCTCAAGATCGCCAAGGGCTTCGAGGACGCCGAAGTGATCAAGTTCCTCGAAATCGTCCAGCGCGCGCGCAAGGGATCGGCGGACGAAGACGATCTCGTGACGATGCTCTGGGAAGCGGATTTTTCACTTCTTAAATATAAATACGTTGATCTCCTGCAGGAAGGCGGCGGCGGCGGCGAGGATCTGGCCGACGGCACCGACACGGTACCCGCCGAACCGGGCGCCGTGCGCCAGGCGGCGCAGGAAGCGGTGGAGGAGTCGCGCGCCGGCGGCATCGTCAACATGGCGGACTTCGATTCCACGCTCTACTTCCTCGACGAGCGTGAAGTCGAATACCTGCAGGACGAAATCAAGCGCGAGTACCAGCAGGACCTCCGCACCAACGTCGTCTCGGTGCTCCTCGACATCTTCGAGGCCCAGGCCGATTCGGAAATCCGCCTGGAGGTGCTCGACGACGTCCACACCCTCATGGTGTATCTCCTCACGACGGGACATTTCCGCGGCGTCGCGTATGTGCTCAAGGAAGCGCAGCAGTCGCTGCAGCGCGCAACCGACATCACCGAGGACCAACGCGCCAAGCTTGCCGCGCTGCCCGACCGCCTGAGCGCTCCCGAAGCGGCGTCGCAGCTGCTTCAGGCGTTGGACGCCGCGCCGACGCTCCCGCCGCAGGACGAGCTGGTCGAGCTCTTCGACCAGCTTCGACCCGCCGCGCTGTCGACGGTCTTCCTGTGGCTTGGCTCATCGCACAACGACCGACTGCGCCCGTTGCTTCAGGCAGCGGCCGGACGCCTCGCCGCGGCGAACACCGCGGAGCTCGTGCGGCTCATTCAGGCGCCCGAGCCCGAGGTGTCGGCCGAGGCGATTCGCCGCGCCGGCGCGCTCAAGGCGCAGGCGGCGGTGCTTTCCCTGAGCAAGATTCTGACGGAACCCGACGTGCAGCGCCGCCAGCTCGCCGTGCAGGCGCTGACGGAGATCGCCTCGCCTGGTGCGCTGCAAGCACTCGAGAAATCGGTCGAGGACGACGATCGCGACGTGCGCATCACCGCCGTGCGCGCGCTGACCGCGAAGGTCTATCGCCCGGTGCTGCCGCGGCTCGAGGCGGTGGTGAAGGGCAAGGCGGTGCGTGAGGCGGACCTCACGGAGAAAATGGCATTCTTCGAAGGCTACGGCGCGTTGTGCGGTGACGGCGGCGTTCCGCAGCTTGACAATATTCTAAACGGCAAGGGATTCCTTGGCCGCCGCGAAGATCCCGAGCTGCGCGCGTGTGCGGCGATTGCGCTCGGCCGCGTCGGTACGCCGAAAGCGCGCGAAGCATTGCAGAAGGCGTCGACCGAAAAAGAGATCGTCGTGCGCAACGCGGTGAACAAGGCGCTGCGCGGCGGAGGACCGACGTGA
- the trpB gene encoding tryptophan synthase subunit beta, which produces MTIVQQDRFGLFGGRYVPETLIPALEELEAAYDAACDDSSFRAELDDMLKNYVGRPSALTSAPRFSELVDAQVWLKREDLNHTGAHKINNTVGQILLARRMGKTRIIAETGAGQHGVATATVCARYGMQCIVYMGEEDMRRQSLNVFRMRLMGAKVVGVTSGTRTLKDATTEAIRDWVTNVNDTYYIIGSVVGPAPYPRMVRDFQSVISTEARAQMLERVGRLPKTVVACVGGGSNAMGAFAAFIDDRDVELVGVEAAGDGLDTDRHSASLSRGKPGVLHGSLSYLLQDERGQVHPAHSISAGLDYPGVGPEHSYLKDSGRATYVAVSDAQALEGFRLLSQLEGIIPALETAHAVSWIASQKGRWRKNEPVLLCVSGRGDKDVAQVSEMNILES; this is translated from the coding sequence ATGACCATCGTACAGCAGGATCGATTCGGACTGTTCGGCGGCCGATACGTGCCCGAGACGCTCATCCCCGCGCTCGAGGAGCTCGAGGCTGCGTACGACGCCGCGTGCGACGATTCATCGTTCCGCGCCGAGCTCGACGACATGCTCAAGAACTACGTGGGCCGACCGTCCGCGCTGACCAGCGCGCCGCGATTCTCCGAGCTCGTGGACGCGCAGGTGTGGCTCAAGCGCGAAGACTTGAACCACACGGGCGCGCACAAGATCAACAACACCGTCGGACAGATCCTGCTGGCGCGTCGCATGGGCAAGACGCGCATCATCGCCGAGACGGGGGCGGGGCAGCACGGTGTGGCGACGGCCACCGTCTGCGCGCGCTACGGGATGCAGTGCATCGTGTACATGGGCGAAGAAGACATGCGGCGCCAGTCGCTCAACGTCTTTCGCATGCGGCTCATGGGAGCAAAGGTCGTCGGCGTCACGAGCGGCACGCGCACGCTCAAGGACGCGACGACGGAAGCGATCCGCGACTGGGTCACCAACGTCAATGACACGTATTACATCATCGGGTCGGTCGTGGGACCGGCGCCGTATCCGCGTATGGTGCGCGACTTCCAATCGGTGATCAGCACCGAGGCGCGCGCGCAAATGCTGGAGCGCGTCGGGAGACTGCCGAAGACAGTGGTCGCGTGCGTCGGCGGTGGATCGAATGCAATGGGCGCGTTTGCCGCGTTCATCGACGATCGCGACGTGGAGCTGGTCGGTGTCGAAGCGGCCGGCGACGGACTGGATACCGATCGGCATTCAGCGTCGCTGTCACGCGGCAAGCCCGGCGTGCTGCATGGCTCGCTCAGTTACCTCCTGCAAGATGAACGAGGCCAGGTGCATCCGGCACACTCCATCTCGGCCGGTCTGGACTATCCTGGGGTGGGACCGGAGCACTCGTATCTCAAGGACAGCGGCCGCGCGACGTACGTGGCGGTCTCCGACGCGCAAGCGCTCGAGGGTTTTCGCTTGCTCAGTCAGCTCGAGGGCATCATTCCCGCACTGGAAACGGCGCACGCGGTGAGCTGGATCGCTTCGCAAAAAGGGCGGTGGAGGAAGAATGAACCGGTACTGCTTTGCGTGAGTGGCCGCGGGGACAAGGACGTGGCACAAGTCAGTGAAATGAATATTTTGGAATCGTGA
- a CDS encoding indole-3-glycerol phosphate synthase TrpC produces MQASSVWTPPGGTLGGIIAEAKARVEALRTRTAELERHVANAPQAPGFSAALTGSHVGVIAEVKRRSPSKGWINAEISAPDQACAYERGGAAAISVLTEPAHFGGSVDDLLAVRSHVAVPILKKDFHVDPVQLLEAKAIGASAALLIARALSPGDLPQLVAFARSISLEVLVEIRDAEELRRALDAGAAVIGINNRNLETLVIDPATSERLLAEIPRDVVAIAESGVSGRADVERYARAGADAVLVGSVISAAADPSAMVHTLASVERIGRGA; encoded by the coding sequence GTGCAAGCTTCTTCTGTGTGGACGCCTCCGGGCGGGACGTTGGGCGGGATCATCGCCGAGGCGAAAGCACGCGTCGAAGCACTCCGAACGCGTACCGCCGAGCTCGAGCGCCACGTCGCGAATGCGCCGCAGGCGCCGGGATTCTCCGCCGCCCTCACGGGCTCGCACGTCGGCGTCATCGCCGAGGTGAAGCGGCGCTCGCCGTCGAAGGGGTGGATCAACGCCGAGATTTCGGCGCCAGACCAGGCATGCGCCTACGAGCGCGGCGGGGCGGCCGCGATCTCAGTGCTCACCGAGCCGGCGCACTTCGGCGGCTCCGTCGACGACCTGCTCGCGGTGCGCTCGCACGTCGCGGTTCCAATTCTCAAGAAGGACTTTCACGTCGATCCGGTCCAGCTGCTCGAGGCGAAAGCGATCGGCGCGTCGGCGGCGCTGCTCATCGCCCGCGCGCTCTCGCCTGGCGACCTGCCGCAACTCGTCGCCTTCGCGCGAAGCATCTCCCTCGAGGTGCTCGTGGAGATTCGCGATGCCGAGGAGCTGCGGCGCGCACTCGACGCCGGTGCGGCGGTGATCGGCATCAACAATCGAAATCTCGAGACACTCGTCATCGACCCCGCCACGTCGGAGCGGCTGCTCGCCGAGATTCCTCGCGACGTCGTCGCGATCGCCGAGAGCGGCGTGAGCGGTCGAGCCGACGTCGAGCGATACGCACGCGCCGGCGCGGATGCGGTGTTGGTAGGCTCAGTGATTTCCGCCGCCGCCGATCCATCGGCGATGGTGCACACGCTTGCGAGTGTCGAGCGGATTGGCCGTGGCGCCTGA
- a CDS encoding LytR C-terminal domain-containing protein, producing MTGRGILGVVALGLVLIGADTLWHSTGSRAAKDPTGGPEVHAPPGTRVRVQVLNGTRTRGLARRATMLLRDRGFDVLENGTDATPRDTTIVYDLTGHPDWAQRVARGLAPARVEARPDSSRYLDVVVVLGATWRPPAQPFYP from the coding sequence ATGACCGGCAGGGGAATTCTTGGCGTGGTCGCGCTCGGGTTGGTGCTCATCGGCGCGGATACGCTGTGGCATTCTACAGGAAGCCGTGCCGCGAAGGACCCGACCGGCGGACCGGAGGTGCACGCGCCGCCGGGCACACGCGTTCGCGTTCAAGTACTGAACGGAACGCGAACGCGCGGTTTGGCTCGGCGCGCGACGATGCTGCTGCGCGATCGTGGATTCGATGTGCTCGAGAACGGAACGGATGCGACGCCGCGCGACACGACGATCGTGTACGATCTCACCGGCCATCCCGACTGGGCGCAGCGCGTCGCGCGTGGGCTTGCTCCGGCGCGCGTCGAGGCGCGCCCGGACAGCTCACGCTACCTGGACGTCGTCGTCGTGCTTGGCGCGACGTGGCGGCCGCCGGCCCAGCCGTTCTACCCGTAG
- the folK gene encoding 2-amino-4-hydroxy-6-hydroxymethyldihydropteridine diphosphokinase produces the protein MIDVAYIALGSNLGDRHAHLARARAALGALPHSRVLAESAIEETAPIGLLEQPPFLNQMIALQTTLSPRELLVMLQDIELREGRVRNVRWGPRTIDLDIVCFDQQTMQAPGLEVPHPELANRDFWRRELAELRGGAGPA, from the coding sequence ATGATTGACGTCGCCTACATTGCGCTCGGCTCCAATCTCGGCGATCGGCATGCGCACCTCGCGCGAGCGCGCGCCGCGCTGGGAGCGCTGCCGCACAGCCGAGTGCTCGCCGAGTCGGCGATCGAGGAGACCGCCCCGATCGGCTTGCTCGAACAACCACCATTTCTCAACCAGATGATCGCGCTCCAAACGACGCTGTCGCCGCGCGAGCTGCTCGTGATGCTGCAGGACATCGAGCTTCGCGAGGGCCGAGTGCGGAACGTGCGATGGGGGCCGCGCACGATCGATCTCGACATCGTTTGCTTCGATCAACAGACCATGCAAGCGCCGGGGCTCGAAGTGCCGCATCCCGAGCTGGCGAACCGCGACTTCTGGCGGCGCGAGCTCGCCGAACTGCGTGGGGGCGCCGGCCCGGCATGA
- a CDS encoding dihydroneopterin aldolase, translating into MSATERRTHQTTLEITLEAMRFDALVGILPNERTTPQPIEIDLTVDVGPGDSVVDYRELYDVAAAVMRAAPIDFLEEIADRVAEGALAVNGRICRARVAVRKPRVALGGPLAYAQIVVERRTND; encoded by the coding sequence GTGAGCGCGACGGAGCGGCGCACGCACCAGACCACGCTCGAGATCACACTCGAGGCCATGCGCTTCGACGCGCTGGTAGGCATTCTACCCAACGAGCGCACGACGCCGCAGCCGATCGAGATCGACCTCACCGTCGACGTCGGGCCGGGCGATTCGGTCGTCGACTATCGCGAGCTGTACGACGTGGCCGCCGCCGTCATGCGCGCCGCGCCGATCGATTTTCTGGAAGAGATTGCGGATCGCGTCGCCGAGGGCGCGCTCGCCGTGAATGGCCGCATTTGTCGCGCGCGCGTCGCGGTTCGGAAACCGCGCGTCGCACTCGGTGGGCCGTTGGCGTACGCGCAAATCGTCGTCGAGCGCCGCACGAATGATTGA
- the trpA gene encoding tryptophan synthase subunit alpha, translating to MTISPEASREASGTASTAERGIEHTFAKLRASKTRALVPYITAGHPDLERSVELLIALQESGADVIELGLPFSDPMADGPVIQASSQMALDQGMSFDRLLEMVAKAKARVPLVLMSYLNPIMAAGSDALERAADAGIGGLLLIDLPVGSDPELESRIGSGPLSFIRLVAPTTPEARMKEIAEHGSGFVYLISSLGVTGMRDTLPPELSDTVKRLRGATTLPVCVGFGVSRPEQAAQVARIADGVVVGSAIVRAAGEGVEQAARLAAEMRAAIDGA from the coding sequence GTGACTATTTCACCTGAAGCCTCCCGCGAGGCATCGGGCACGGCATCAACTGCCGAGCGCGGGATCGAGCACACGTTCGCGAAGTTGCGCGCGTCGAAGACGCGTGCGCTCGTCCCGTACATCACCGCCGGGCATCCCGATCTCGAGCGCAGCGTCGAGCTCCTGATCGCGCTCCAGGAATCGGGCGCCGACGTCATCGAGCTCGGGCTGCCGTTCTCCGATCCGATGGCCGACGGTCCGGTGATTCAGGCGAGCTCGCAGATGGCGCTCGATCAGGGCATGAGCTTCGATCGCCTGCTCGAGATGGTCGCGAAAGCCAAAGCGCGAGTCCCCTTGGTGCTCATGAGTTATCTCAATCCGATCATGGCCGCGGGTTCCGACGCACTCGAGCGCGCGGCCGATGCGGGCATCGGTGGACTGCTGCTCATCGACCTTCCGGTTGGATCCGACCCCGAGCTCGAGTCGCGCATTGGCTCCGGCCCGTTGTCGTTCATCCGGCTCGTGGCGCCGACGACGCCCGAGGCGCGCATGAAGGAAATCGCGGAGCATGGCAGTGGCTTCGTGTATCTGATCAGCAGCTTGGGCGTGACGGGCATGCGCGATACGCTGCCGCCAGAATTATCCGACACGGTGAAGCGCCTGCGCGGCGCGACGACGTTGCCGGTGTGCGTGGGCTTTGGCGTGTCGCGGCCCGAGCAGGCGGCGCAGGTGGCGCGCATCGCGGACGGCGTGGTCGTGGGCAGCGCGATCGTGCGCGCCGCGGGCGAAGGCGTCGAGCAGGCGGCACGACTCGCCGCGGAGATGCGGGCCGCGATCGACGGCGCGTGA
- a CDS encoding HD-GYP domain-containing protein — MTTPRMAPPGAAGGEGSGDSFIRRAGRQLIFAAYGALRAVKLYPVENAAVQKALAELASQSNELLGSEGELELRMSGEFIFVNQTRLRLDLDNFASFSHLLALFRAAGIGTVTVSDGVTPKDWLVFLSLLQAPGVDDPAERLLQLGDKLDSAGVAAFTFAPPAEPGEGNKEKAKERAKRTYAQSVAATRDLMSSVRMGGSPNIKKIKRVVQGIVDQILSEETSLIGLTTIRDYDEYTFTHSVNVCIFSVALGKRLGLNKLQLYDLGMAALFHDIGKSRVPQSILNKSGGLTDEEWRLIASHPWLGVLALFQVRGAQELPYRSMIVAHEHHMKRDLTGYPRPIRARQLSMFSKIVAIADGFDAATSRRSYQTVPFTPAQVMLEMRDNPRRGMDPVIVKAFINLTGIYPVGTLVVLDTFELGIVHAVNPLQDMLSRPIVRVISDAQGNLVHPGDLVDLADRNADGVFLRTIIKTENPDRYGVRVGDYFT; from the coding sequence GTGACGACGCCCCGCATGGCGCCTCCCGGCGCGGCCGGCGGCGAAGGCTCGGGCGATTCGTTCATTCGTCGCGCGGGCCGCCAGCTCATCTTCGCGGCGTACGGTGCGCTGCGCGCCGTGAAGCTCTATCCCGTCGAGAACGCGGCCGTTCAAAAAGCGCTCGCCGAGCTCGCGAGCCAGAGCAACGAGCTGCTCGGCAGCGAGGGCGAGCTCGAGCTGCGGATGTCGGGCGAATTCATCTTCGTCAATCAGACGCGCTTGCGGCTGGACCTCGACAACTTCGCGAGCTTTAGTCACCTATTGGCACTATTTCGTGCCGCGGGCATTGGTACGGTCACGGTGTCCGATGGCGTAACCCCGAAGGACTGGCTCGTCTTCCTGTCGCTCTTGCAAGCGCCCGGCGTGGACGATCCGGCGGAACGCCTGCTGCAACTCGGCGACAAGCTCGATAGCGCGGGTGTCGCGGCATTCACGTTCGCGCCGCCGGCGGAGCCGGGCGAAGGCAACAAGGAAAAGGCGAAGGAGCGGGCCAAACGCACCTACGCGCAATCCGTCGCCGCGACGCGGGACCTCATGTCGTCGGTGCGGATGGGCGGCAGCCCGAACATCAAGAAGATCAAGCGCGTGGTGCAGGGCATCGTCGACCAGATTCTGAGCGAGGAGACGTCGCTCATCGGGCTCACGACGATTCGCGACTACGACGAGTACACGTTCACGCACAGCGTCAACGTCTGCATCTTCTCCGTCGCCCTTGGCAAACGCCTTGGGCTGAACAAGCTGCAGTTGTACGATCTCGGCATGGCCGCGCTGTTCCACGACATCGGCAAGTCGCGCGTGCCGCAATCGATTCTCAACAAGTCCGGCGGGTTGACGGACGAAGAGTGGCGCCTGATTGCGTCGCACCCGTGGCTGGGCGTGCTCGCGCTCTTCCAGGTGCGTGGCGCGCAGGAGCTGCCGTATCGCTCGATGATCGTGGCGCACGAGCATCACATGAAGCGCGACCTCACCGGCTATCCTCGTCCGATTCGGGCGCGCCAGCTCAGCATGTTCAGCAAGATCGTCGCGATCGCCGACGGCTTCGACGCCGCCACGTCTCGGCGTTCATACCAGACCGTGCCGTTCACGCCCGCCCAGGTCATGCTCGAGATGCGCGACAATCCGCGCCGCGGCATGGACCCGGTCATCGTCAAGGCGTTCATCAACCTGACCGGCATCTACCCGGTGGGGACCCTGGTGGTGCTCGATACATTCGAGCTGGGCATCGTGCACGCGGTAAATCCCCTGCAGGACATGCTGTCGCGGCCGATCGTGCGCGTCATCAGCGACGCGCAGGGCAACCTCGTGCATCCGGGCGATCTGGTGGACCTGGCGGACCGGAACGCCGACGGCGTGTTCCTGCGTACCATCATCAAAACGGAAAACCCTGATCGATATGGCGTCCGCGTCGGTGACTATTTCACCTGA
- a CDS encoding phosphoribosylanthranilate isomerase, producing MAPEIKFCGLTRAEDVREAVALGASYVGVIFAGGPRNLTPARAREVLGEVPGRVRRVGVFGDQSPEEIATAAFEASLSVVQLHGASDPMRISRIRDQFTGEVWPVLRVAGAELPPEAAELAYAGDGLLLDALVAGGLGGTGVTLPWDALSAAIARLRSGVKIVLAGGLRAENVAQAIGALDPDVVDVSSGVEQPGSPGVKDHQRMRAFRDAVESVSAEFRAKARSAEARNNQSPR from the coding sequence GTGGCGCCTGAGATCAAGTTCTGCGGCCTGACACGCGCCGAGGATGTGCGCGAAGCGGTGGCGCTCGGCGCTTCGTACGTCGGCGTGATCTTCGCCGGCGGGCCCCGAAATCTTACGCCGGCACGGGCGCGCGAGGTGCTCGGCGAGGTGCCGGGCCGCGTGAGGCGTGTGGGCGTCTTTGGCGATCAATCGCCGGAAGAGATCGCGACAGCGGCGTTCGAGGCGAGCCTCTCCGTCGTTCAGCTGCACGGTGCGTCTGATCCGATGCGCATCTCGCGGATTCGCGACCAATTCACCGGCGAGGTCTGGCCGGTGCTGCGAGTGGCCGGTGCTGAGCTGCCGCCTGAGGCGGCCGAACTCGCTTACGCGGGTGACGGATTACTTCTCGACGCTCTCGTTGCGGGAGGGTTGGGCGGGACCGGCGTTACGCTTCCGTGGGACGCGCTGTCGGCCGCGATTGCGCGATTGCGGTCCGGGGTGAAAATCGTCCTTGCTGGAGGCCTTCGCGCCGAGAACGTCGCGCAGGCGATCGGTGCGCTCGACCCCGACGTCGTGGACGTGTCGTCGGGCGTTGAGCAACCCGGTTCGCCGGGCGTCAAGGATCATCAACGAATGCGCGCGTTCCGCGACGCGGTCGAAAGTGTATCCGCGGAATTCCGAGCGAAGGCGCGAAGCGCCGAAGCGAGGAACAACCAGAGTCCAAGATGA
- the rlmN gene encoding 23S rRNA (adenine(2503)-C(2))-methyltransferase RlmN: MKPSERPTGKVNLLDLTPASARDSLARFLETIGEPAYRAKQVARRLWQNPAPSFDAMTELPVRLRELLDTAFELPRLTIAARQKSNDGTEKFLFRLADNEAIETVAIPEGDRVTLCISSQAGCALQCAFCATGAMGFTRNLSMFEIASQVREMRLLEPPINITNIVFMGMGEPLMNWRAVDATLTTLNDPDGLGIGARHITISTVGVLPGIVALGERPEQFRLAISIHAPNDALRQELMPINTKFPLAQVIDAAKVFDRRVTFEYVMLGGVNDAEEHALQLAQLARECKAFVNLIPLHPGGARGFTPTPTDKIVKFARELRKLGVEVAVRKSRGIDIAAACGQLRVERLGRRPPRRAKHDDDVQVA, translated from the coding sequence TTGAAGCCTTCCGAGCGGCCGACCGGCAAAGTCAATCTCCTGGATCTGACGCCCGCGTCTGCTCGCGACAGTCTGGCGCGCTTTCTCGAGACCATCGGTGAGCCGGCATACCGCGCGAAGCAGGTCGCACGGCGCCTGTGGCAGAATCCGGCGCCGTCCTTCGATGCGATGACGGAGCTTCCGGTTCGGTTGCGCGAATTGCTCGACACCGCGTTCGAGCTGCCGCGGCTCACGATCGCGGCGCGACAGAAATCGAACGACGGCACCGAGAAGTTTCTCTTCCGGCTCGCCGACAACGAAGCGATCGAGACCGTCGCGATCCCCGAAGGCGATCGCGTCACGCTCTGCATCTCGTCGCAGGCGGGATGCGCATTGCAATGCGCGTTCTGCGCGACCGGCGCGATGGGCTTCACGCGCAACCTGTCGATGTTCGAGATCGCGAGTCAGGTGCGCGAGATGCGCTTGCTCGAGCCGCCGATCAACATCACGAACATCGTCTTCATGGGCATGGGCGAGCCGCTCATGAATTGGCGCGCTGTCGACGCCACGCTGACGACGCTCAACGATCCCGACGGCTTGGGCATTGGTGCGCGACACATCACGATCTCCACCGTCGGCGTGCTGCCGGGCATCGTCGCGCTTGGCGAGCGTCCCGAGCAGTTCCGCCTGGCGATTTCGATTCACGCGCCGAACGACGCGCTCCGGCAGGAGCTCATGCCGATCAACACCAAGTTTCCGCTCGCGCAGGTGATCGACGCGGCGAAGGTGTTCGACCGCCGCGTCACCTTCGAGTACGTCATGCTGGGCGGTGTGAACGACGCCGAAGAGCACGCCCTGCAACTCGCGCAGCTCGCACGCGAGTGCAAGGCGTTCGTGAATCTCATCCCGCTGCATCCGGGCGGAGCGCGCGGCTTCACACCGACGCCGACCGACAAGATCGTCAAGTTCGCGCGCGAGCTGCGGAAGCTCGGTGTCGAGGTCGCGGTACGAAAGAGCCGCGGCATCGACATCGCCGCGGCGTGCGGACAGCTACGGGTAGAACGGCTGGGCCGGCGGCCGCCACGTCGCGCCAAGCACGACGACGACGTCCAGGTAGCGTGA
- a CDS encoding HD domain-containing protein yields the protein MSEIIFPAWAQVSDKRRKHITRVIAMLMEWADELGVSSEEREAWYSAGLLHDALRDAPEADLRGLARDAEREAELLHGPAVANLLASREEATESVLRAIRYHTVGAPDWDRTGKALYMADFLEPGRNFSRTDRAFLAVQVPHDFDGVFRQVVRARLEHALREGYTLFPETVGLWNAVR from the coding sequence ATGAGCGAGATCATCTTCCCGGCGTGGGCGCAGGTGAGCGACAAGCGGCGCAAGCACATCACGCGCGTCATCGCGATGCTCATGGAGTGGGCCGACGAGCTAGGGGTCTCTTCGGAAGAACGCGAAGCGTGGTACTCCGCCGGATTGTTGCACGACGCGCTGCGCGACGCGCCCGAAGCGGACTTGCGCGGCCTGGCTCGCGATGCGGAGCGCGAAGCGGAGCTGTTGCACGGACCGGCGGTGGCGAATCTGCTCGCGTCGCGCGAGGAAGCGACGGAATCCGTCCTGCGCGCAATCCGCTACCACACTGTCGGCGCGCCGGATTGGGATCGCACGGGAAAGGCGCTGTACATGGCGGATTTTCTCGAACCGGGACGCAACTTCTCGCGCACCGATCGCGCGTTTCTCGCCGTGCAGGTTCCGCACGACTTCGACGGCGTGTTCAGACAAGTCGTGCGAGCGCGGCTCGAGCATGCCTTGCGCGAGGGGTACACACTCTTTCCCGAAACCGTCGGCCTCTGGAACGCGGTGCGATGA